The genomic region GGTAACGTTGTAGGGTTCATCCAGATACGCCTGACTCGGTAGCGAAAGCCCGAGGCGTAGACATCGCGAAGTATCCCGTCAGCATTCGGTGATGCTGACATCCATATTGCACGCTTGGTAGGGCTCGATACCGAAATGGCAAAGACTTGGCTTCCATGATCCCGTGGCTGGTGTTTGTTTACAAGGCGATTGCTGAAGACGTGATAATCGACGAGGTAGCCCgatgaagaaaaggaagatgTGTGGTTGAGCAAGGTGGCCCAAGCGCTGGTGCCTGAACACACTCAGGTCGGTTGAAGGGGCAGGACAGCAACACAGCCCCGTTTTTCTGTTCTGCCATATTGTCTCCCTGTTTATTTAGAGCCTCAACAGACACAACTTCTCTCATCAAATCATTGCCGTCATGTCATCAGTACCAGTCGGAAGCCTCTGTCAGTACTGCAAGGGCATCAATGTGGAAACTATCAGCCAACCTGGTGGACATGCACATGCCCATAGTCTGGCAGTTATTCAGCAGAGCGCCCAACAAGGCTGCGCGCTTTGCGGTTGGTTCATAACACTCACTTGGAGCAGAGAAATCGACAATGAAATGCGCGAAGTTGAACCGCCTACTTCTGCAGGAAGACAGTCCACAGATCGCTTCCATGTGCGACCCGTTGGGCCCGGATATCTTGGTCAAAGTCACATTTGTTTGACCGACGAGACAGGGGAGTATCAGACCACAGGCCTCGAGGTGTGTCGTCTTGAGGGTATGTGTCTGACGACCATGTTGTTCTTGAATGCAAACACAGTGCTGACCATGGCTACAGGTGACTTAGCTCCTGATGACTGTCCAATTCCAGTCTGCAGAGCCCTTTCAGACACTGCCTCACCAGAAACACAAGAAACAGCTCTGTCTTGGTTGAAGCAGTGTGAAGTCGAACATGACTGCAACAACTTGTCGATACCTGGGCCCAACAACACCTATGTTTTGCCCGGTCGATTGGTAGACCTGCGGTCGTTCACACCCACGACTCCGATCATACGATTGGTGGAAAGTTTTTCTCTTCCTGGAAATATTACCAACACGCCTGGCTTCTACAGCACACTCAGCTACTGCTGGGGCATCTCTCCCTTCTACAACACCACATcagccaacctcacctcctcactCACCCAGATCCCCTTCAACATCCTTCCTCAAACCTTCAAGGATGCGTTTTTGATCACCACGCAACTTGGCACTCCCTTCATCTGGATCGACGCCCTTTGTATCATCCAAAACTCTCTGCATGACTGGGAGATTGAGTCGGCCAAGATGCCCTACATTTACTCCCTTTCCAGGTTCTGCATCGCTGCTGATGCCACTGCCGTTGCTGAAGGCGGCtgcttcaacaaccacaaccactcCTCTCAGCATCCCCGTCGAAAGGAAGCCACACCTCTGATCATCCCATCCATACTTGCATCCACCTCGCAAATCAGTCGTCTGTATATCTACCCCCGGCATCACcactccaccaactcccaaGCCCCCATTTCCGAcgcccccatctccaccagAGGTTGGTGCTTCCAAGAGCGAATCCTTTCCCCTAGAACACTCCATTACACCGCGGGGCAACTCTACTGGGAATGCCGCCAGGACTTCAAGTCTGAGGACCTCATCACCAATACCCAAGGCCAGCCATGGGGCACCATGCCGGGCGCGCTTGCCCAACTATACGACCCTACGTTTCGCCCCGAGCACGTCGTGAGAACGTGGTACAAGTCTATCGTGGCGCCTTACAGCCGGAGGAGTCTGACGAAAGAAACTGATCGACTCCCTGCCATTGGAGGGGTGGCCAGGGTGTACGCTCACCTGCTCTCCCAAGCGGAGAACCGGATCAGGAACGCGGAGACACAAACCTGGgttgaggggtgggtggagCGTCTGAAGGTGAAGCAATATGATCTGGTCGAGAATAGCGCGTATATTGCCGGGATATGGGGTCATCAAATTGGTCATGGGCtaagctggaggagaaggaaggggacAAAGAAACCTGTGGCAGGGCATGAGCGGAAGAGGACCAACACGTTTAGCTGGGTATCTGTTGATGGGCCGGTGGAGCATTTCTATGGATATATTGAGGCGACCAGGCTGGTGAAGTGGAATGTGTCGCTGCTGAACCCTCTTGATCCCTTTGGTGGAGTGGGCGAGTGCGAGATCACGTTGGAGGGGAACGTTATCGAGGGGAAACTGGGGTATTATCATCATGGTGATGCTAATGCAGGAGAGTGGCGGGTGTTTGTCGATATACCACCGGACGGCGAGCTTGACCATGGGACAGTGGACATCGGTAGCGTGGACATTGACGAAGAAACAGATGAGTTGGCTGACGTCAAAGCTTCCAATGGGTTGGTAGTCCGGGATGTTTGGATCCTAGCAACCTCTATGCGCAACACACTAGACGTTTATGCTCTAGTGCTTGTACAAACTGTGGAGGACGATGGCAAGGTCAGATACCAGAGGTTGGGACTTTTGTGGATCAAGTCTCCGGGCCGGATGCCAGTGGCCGGCCGAGCTCCGAGACATACATATAGAGGGGTGACTTGCCGAAATACCTGTCCGCTGTGCTCTTCCATGGTCGACTCTCACGGGAAAGAGTTTCACTACAAGACGCTGGCGTTGTTGCAAATGAACCGTGACGAGGCTTTTCAGCAGATTGTCATTGTGTAGACTACTACCGCATATAGACAAAACTAAAGTGGTCGAGAGCCGTATTGACTATCTTGTACCTAGGTCATCTCATCCGGCTCAGATTGCCTTTATGTTGCTTgtaagaagaaaaggtgaCAGTCACTTGGGCATAGCCTGACAAGGAGCACTCATGCAGTTGTATCCAGCTTCCAAGCTGTGAACGCGATATGCAAAAAGATGCGAACAGAAGACAAGGCTACCTAGATACAATGCAACCCACCTTTTGACAAAGATACCCCACTCGGACTTATTCGCGTTCGGTCCGAGTGGCTGGAGCTGTCCTGTAATGCTACCAGACCCAGGTTCAGGAGTTCTTTATTCTGAATACTCAAGCCTGATATAGCTTCATTCGACAAACCTGTTGATCAGTTCAGTTGAGCGTTGCCATGATTTCCTTTTCCATGCAGTGTTGGGCGTAATCTGGCTTATCCTGCTCCATTTTCAAGCCCGCGAAGTCCTCCTCATGTATATGCACACCTCAGCAGCGGTTTTCTTCCGGGGGCTGAGCCAATGAACGACCACGCAATTTCCAAGTTCGGGTTAGTCCACCCATCACTCCCACCTCACCAATTTTGTGGCTGTCTGTGACCAGAAGAATATGGCAGAGTTCTCCACAAATTATTGGATTTTTGGCGATCTTTGTGACCTCTTCGCGCAAACACAGTCATTCGTGGCTGGCTGAAATAGATAACAAGAAGGTCGGGTATCTGAACGTGCGTCTCGGGCTCAAAACCTGAACCGACTGAGCGCGAAATGCGTGATGAACCACCTACCTACTGAAGCGAGGAAGAGAATGTGGACTTGAACGCCCAACCACAGCCCCACCATCCAtcctaccttacctacccaTCCCATATGTGGAACAAAGAACCCATTGCAGTAAAGCATCAATTGAAGTCTTATGAAAGAAAATCAGACTGTTCAAACAGCATGAAGTGTAGGTAGGAAAGTCGTCGCATATACACCGAGCACTGGGGAAGGCCGTAGGCCTTCGGGGTTCTCCCCAGGGCGCAGCATTACCCAGAAATCTATATCCCTTTTCATTCCACGTTGTGAGCCGCTAAGATGAGCTCTTCGTGCACATGGTGAGACCTAGACAGCTGAACCGCGAGCTCGGCAGGGCCTAGACCAAGGGGACCAACCCCACTTCTCCAGACCATGTATCAATATTTTGTTATCCATTGGGTGAAGGCCACGCTCGACAGAAGCTCCATTATCCGTTGAGGCCCAACGAGTGTCCTTTGACACCTCGGAATTTTCATGATCGAATTGGATTTCATAACAAGTTGGAGATTGTCCGCTGCACGGTTCGGTTTCAGATTGATAGGTATCTTTGATGGCCGGAAGcggtacctaggtaggtacttAAAGGTATTAATACCCCGTGTTCTTTTTCTGGgtttctccctctctccaaGGTAGCATGGCCTGACTATTTCTGCCTCATGAATTACCTTGAGCACACATTCCAAGCACAGGATCACCTTCACAGGATTCCCCTCACATACCCAATATCCAGTATTCAGCCGCCATGTCCCAACACTCTCATCCGCCCTCGACCAGCTCTTGGCACCGAAGCGTTGACGAGCGCCTCTGTCTCATTGCAGACGGGCTCTCCGATTACGATGACACCCCGAGAAACAGTCTCCCTACCAAAGATAGTATCCCTCTTGGACAGAAGCTTCCTGGTCTTGGTCCCCTTCTCAGAGACTATCTCAACCCAGACGTCACTGTTGAGTCAGCAGACTTCCACAAACGGCTGCTTCGTGTCTTTCGCGAATCCGAGTACGACTCTGCCTACGGGAAATGCTTGGAGCGACTGAATGCGGATGAAAGAGACCGCGTGGAAAAATTCGTCGCGGATGACAAGCCTCTCGAAGAGGTGTCCAATGGTTTCGACATGAGCGTCAGTCTGGGTGTTCGTGAGCACCTTCAAAACCTTACGGGGGTCCCTGGTTTCCAGGTTTCGTCCAGTGGAGTTCAAGCAGTGCGGTTTCCTGCAGCCACTGGGTCCAACGGCACCGAGAGCGTTCATCTAGAAGCCCGTTCTTTTACTCCAGTGGACGTTGATGGCCTTGCTGGAGACGACACTCTCGATGCCTTACACAAGAACGGCCGCCTCCACAACTTTATCCGGAAACTCAAGGATATGCTCTCTGGCCACAAAAAGGAGAGCAACGTCATAGTAGGCCTGCCTCTCTCACCTTGACAGATATACACAAGACTAACCATCGGTTCCAGGTCTACGAAAACGTGCCCTTCAAAAACTGGGGCATGGTCGTCGACTACATACCCCACTACACCTGCATCCCCTCCTCTGTCGCCGGTGTCCAGAACATTGTCAGATTTGCACGCGACCACGACATGTCTGTCCGCTGTGCGGGCTTCCGCCACTCTTGGGCGCCCATCTTTGGCCGCCAGGGGCAAATCAccatctctctcctctccctgGAGGAGGCTACCAGAATTCCTAATTTCACCGCCATGTCCAAAGCCCTGCCGGAGTGGCTGTTTCGCAAGACCGAGCTGCAAACGGTGGAAGTAGTCTCTGGCACGCCACGAGTCAAAGGCAATGTGCTTGTCAGAATTGGCGCCAGCGCGACAAATGAGCAGCTGAGGCGGTGGTGCATCAAGAATAATAAGTACTCGTACCCGCTTAATGTGATTATGGTGGAGATGACGGTCGGGGGGACGAATGCACCTATTTGTCACGGGGCTGGGAGAAGACATCAGACTTTGAGCGACCTGGTCAGGAAGGTGGAATACGTCGACTGCAACGGGAAGCTTCAAACTGTCGATGACCCGAGACTTCtccgggcggcggcggggtgcTTTGGTCTCATGGGTGTGATAACCCATCTCACGCTGGAGTTTGAACCCATGAGCTACGCGCTGATGAAGCCGGAGAAGATCCCTGTGTTGAGGGCTGTTCCCCCGCCGGATGATATGGCTATGGATAAGATTCCCCCTGCTTTGAGACTGCCGAACTGGGCGCCGGAGCAGAGGGCGGCCGACATCAAGAGGTTTGAAGAGTTGGCGACGAATGGGTTCTACTCGGAGTGGTTCTGGTTTCCGTACTCGGATTTGTGCTGGGTTAACTGCTGGGATACGACTGCTGACCCATCAGGAACTAAGGATTATCCGTCGAATGCGCAGACGTTCTTCATGTTCATCAGCCAGTTCACGATGAATGTGCTGCAGAATGCAAAGATATTGAACGAGCTGGTCGAGAAGTTGCATATGGACGAGGCAGCGGTGACGCTCATCTCCAAAGCGGCAATGTTTACTCTTCCGGCTTGGGACGAGCCGGTCAAGACCTACCTGCCGGATGCGTTGCACTTCCAGAGAGGGATTCAAAACGTCAGGGTGTTGgatgtggaggttgagattcCGCTTCAACCATCGGAAACTGATCCCTCGAAGCCTGACTATGCGGTTGTCAGAAGGGCGTGGTGGGATGCTATTCTGACCTGTTATGCCCACAGCAGTAAGGGGTGCCCCCAGAGGATGCCGCTTGAAATGAGGATCATGGGGGGCAGTGATATCGTCATGGCCCCTCAGAAGGGGAACAAGTTGGGAACGTGTGCCATTGAGGTGCTGACGCTGGAGGCGGCGAAGGAGTTCTGGGTGCCCTATGcggaagaggtggttgggaaGTGGTTGTCCTACTGTGAtaggggagggaagaagatcAACACGAGACCTCACTGGGCAAAGCAGTGGGATGGGATCAATGTTGACGGGAAGCCCTGGGTGGAGAAGATGAAGGGAGAGGATTACAGgttggaaaaggaggagtTTAAGGAGCTGTTGGCTGAGATTGGAAGGAAGCATGGCTGGTCATTGAAGGACTTGAAGAGCAGGTTTTCGAACGACTTTTTTGATGCCTTTTACTTTGATAACATCTAGAACTGGGGGGATGAAGACGCATGTAATGGAGGTTATTCATTTGCTTTGAAGGGCTGTCGCCCCTCGTCGTTCACCGCTTGCATTCTAGACTCGTTCGTacgcccatcatcatgaaaTGTCTAAAAGAGATCAAGTGAAGGGGCTGGAAGATCAGCCAGTTTCTCGTCCATTACCGCCTCGAGATCTCAAGCAATAAAAATGCAAAACAAGTGTACAAAAGATGATGATCAGGTTACTGCTAGCTGAGCCCTGCCTACACTATGCTGGCGGATTGGCTGACTCGTACAATCCACAATCCTAGTAGTCGTGAGGCATGATTGTGGTGGAAGTATGGAGCCGACGTCAGCACGATGGCGAATCGGGCAGTTGTAAACAGGCTAGAGGCCAAGGTGGGCATTCTTGCCATTTATCATCTCAGAATAGAGTGGGATCGCATTGAAGGTCCCTGAGCTGACATGATGACCAAAGTAAGAGCTAGCTATGATCGTCTTACACATCATCAAACCTCCGGCGAAGGTCCAGTTCCTATGAAGAGACCTGAATGGTCTTGAATGAATGATAAAACTATCGACAAAAGGTATATATACCTTCCCCCTCGCTCACTTTCCCTCCCATTTTTTGtcaccctcaacccatcaAACATCATCCTCTTGTCAAGTTCTGGCCGCAGCACGCGTAGTACTTGAAAATGgtctccttcaccaccctcttctccgccagccttggcctcATTGCTCTTGCCAACCCCGTTGCCGCCCTCTGCAAGCCCGTTATCGGCATCCAGGTCTTCAGAGACGACTGGGCTTACACCATCCCCTGCGGCAGAAACGATTGTAACGCCCCCgaaaccaccatcaccatctaCCACAATGACCGCACGACCACCAGCAAGACATTCCCTGGTTCGATATCCTTTGGCTTCAAGGAGTCCCCCCAGGCCCAAGTGTACGAGTGGGACTTTTACGGCAAATACCGTGATGACCCCGGCCTGGGATTCCACGTTTATGGCACCAGATGCCCAACCTTGCCTAGCAACCAGGGCTTTGGATGCTTCGAACAGGCTTTGAAGATCGAGAGAGGATACCTTCCCAAGGCTACCTGGGCCAAGTTCAAGTGTGGCACGACCTGGTAATCGCACACGAAGATGCCTAATGGGGTGGTAATGGATGTAAGGATCCTCTTAATCGAGATGATTCTCGGCATTACGATCCGGGGGGTAGGGATATCAGCAACAATCCGGTCATAATTCAGGAAAGATATCGGGGTCATTGTTTACTTTGGGGATGGctttcaggggctcaggggttcAAACATCTTGTGTGTGCCGACCTGTCATGATCAATCATACATAGATACAACTCAAATCGGACAACACTGTCTGGAAACTTCCTTTCTACCCCGTAGTTTTGGCCTCACTGAAGGGCGCTGGAGGTGACCTACCCTCTGTTGCCATTAAATAAGTCATTCTATCCTCTTCAGGATTCGTCATCATGGATTCCTATCCCGCGTCCGCGTCTCGTATCCGCCATCCGGGCCAAGTGTTTCCCGCCTCTGTCATGTCACAATCGTTAGCGCCTCATGAGCATTGCTCCCCtgcctccatcaccaaatcTCATTGGGCGCCCCACGAATTCTCGGTGGCTTGACTAGCCCATCCTTCCCGACTCGACTCGATCAGGTTTCATTTGCTCGACTACCGTTACGATCCCTTTCACGACGGTCAACACCATGatggcttctttttgttgcaTGAATCCCACCTTCTTCGCGCCCTTCCATGATCGCCACTAACCGCTCACTCATTGCTGTTCGTTACCAGCCTATCGGGACACCATTCATACTTTCTTTCCCCCTGGTTTGCTCTAGAGAATGCCGACCTGGTCGTGGGCGCAAAGACGGCGTGGACAGAACGGGGTGTTGCGCTCTTTGCGTGTGCCACTACCATGGTCGTACTAGCTGCCACAGCCGTCGTCCTTCGCTTCATTTCACGCGGCTATGTCCTTCGTAGGCTAGGCTTAACAGACTGTTGTATCCTTATCACGTTGCTCTtctccatcgccaacacCGTCGGCGTTGCTATGCGTTGGTCCACcctggtttttttttcagcACCAGTATTGACGCGTTCCAGACATCACCCACGGACTCGGTCGTCACCGAACAACCATCACCCGAGACCAAATCGAGGGCTACCGCTTCGTAAgaccccccttttctccacCATCAATCTCAAGCTTCATCACTACCCCCCTAAGTGGATgtacatcaacatcatcatcggcggaacaagcctcatcctcaccaaaatctccatcctcctcctcttcctcgacgtcttcgtcatcgccaCAGCACGAAAAGTGACGTACCTTTTTCTTACACTTGTCATATGCGACAGCATCTACCTATTAACCTCCAAATCCTCTTCTGCATCCCCATCCACTCATTCTGGGAACTAGCCGCTTCGAAAGAGAGATGTGTCCCCTCAGACGCGAAATACTACGCCGACGCGGCGGTGAATATCGCGCTTGACTTTTCGATATTTTGCATCCCTATCCCTGTGGTTAGGGGGATGACTACCCTGCCGTGGAGGGAGAAGTTGTGGTTGTATTTGGCTTTTGCTCTGAGGGTTTTGTAAGTCTTACCGGGGGGTTGAACTGGGCGAGGTGGTTTGCTGACTGTTATGCAGTGTCTGCATTGTCTCTTGCATCCGCCTTCATTTTCTGTGGTATGTCGCCGAGTCACCGGACAAACCATTCGAGGGAACTCACATGGCGTATTGGTCTACCATTGCGATGAATGTGGCGATTATCCTGGCTAGTATACCCACGCTCAAGCCGTTGATGAGCAGGGTTTGTCCGTGGGTGTTGGGTTCGGCTGCGGTGCCGGATGGGACGCCTCAGGATTCCTACGCTGCgttgtgggagggggagtctGGGGGGTGGTTCCCTGAGCTGAGGTactttggggagagggatccggagatgaggatggcgCCATGAGACTTTTTGTATTCATATTTATTGCTGCTGCGAGGGTACGGGATTGAAAAGCTGCATGATTGTTAAAGTATGTGGGGAACAGAACGACTTGAAATGGGACGGACATGGGCATGGGCTAGGGAATCTGAGATTGATGGAATGGGATGTAGGATCTGGACTGGGATTATATGAATTTTGCATGTTTGAACTAGATGTCTACAGGTAAGTAGATGTTGAAAGTTGATAGTACTACATGTACTCGCTGGCGGTGGAAAACAGGCCGACTCCCAAATCTGCATAGTTCATTTGTGATGCAGTGGAGGTGAGGCCATTTTCCGGAGTCCCGACACCATGCGGTCTTCATCTTAACTCAAAGCCAAGAAAGTCGTCAAGAAGAGCAGACAAGTCGCCATCTTGAAATCGAAAAAGGCATGGCTGGGAGCGTTTGACTTGGGGGCCGGGGTTTGGGCGAGTGAAACCGCTACACAAGCGAGTCAGCCACAACATCTTGCCTACGGTCCAATCCGCTCAGTACTCACCTGGAACCGTCACAAGCGGAGTGGCAAGAGACGTTGTCGTTGTTCCCAACTCCAATTTCTCCACACCCTGAGTAATAGCCACCATCTTATACCCCAACGCGATCCCATCCATGGCCGTTTTCGGCGTAGGCCCTGCATCTCCAACAGATGTCCACGTGCAATCAAGCCGGTTAAACGGAGACCCATCAGTATAAACCACCACAAGTCTATGAATGTCCCCGTTGTCTGGTTCCTTAATGCCGGATCCTAGAGGTGTGCAGGTCACATGGTGAGATGTTGGAGTACCCTTGTAAGTCAGATCGTGTGTCGCGGCCGCGCTGTAAAGGGTGTCGCCTTCTACAAACGTCGCGGTGCCGACTAGGAAGTCCGTTGGCGAGCGTGTTTCGGGGGGTGTTTGGACAGGGGTAACTGGGCAGTCTTTTTTTGCGCATGTGAGGAAGTATGTTGTTGTGCCGGATGTTTGGCCTATGACCGAGATGGCCGATCCGGGGAAGTCGAAGCCCCAGTCTAGGATGGGGACGGTGACGGGCTCCTGGGCATAGCATACCACCGAGAATAGGGCCAAGGAAAGGAGTTTGGACGCCGTCGCTGGGGAGATCTCATGAATGCATGgaaaacagaaaagaaaagaagaagaaaaaggaagagCATAACAGCAGCATAAGTAATCAATTAGTCTCTAagttgctgtggttgttcaTGCAGATCTTGTTTGTGCGGATGGTAATCGTTTTGCACAAGTCCCAACGCTAAGCCTGTTTTGCAACTCGGCCCTGGCTTGTTCGAGAGGGGCAAAGAGCAGTCTGGACGCGGTTGAGGCTCATGATTTCGGGAGGCCTCTCACCTGGCATGCAAATATGATCTGAGAGATGAAAGACAGGCTCCAGTACACGAATAAGAGTTATGTACTATGTGCCATCACCTACCTTGGTCAAGTGCACTAACCTCCACTCGTCACACTTCTCCTTAGATCCACCACATTCGACTAGTCGTTTTCCCCAGTGAAGTTTGAGGTGCTAGTACCTGTGAGATGGCTTGTGAATAATGAGGTTTGGCCTTCCATATActgagagaagaaggcggtgaAACTGGTGAGAAAAGGGTTGGCATCGGTGGTAGCAGGTCGGAGGCCCTTGCGAGCACCCGGTTTCCATGTTTTCATCGACTTGAGGCAGTCATCATGTGCCGCTTGCTTTTCCTGTCGGCACTTCGCCTTTGACACCTTGAAATCATCACCGAGGTTTCTTGGGCGCTTGGAGACTCCTCGTGGCGATGTGATACTACTAGTTGGTGTCTTTGGACGAGTTGACGTTCGAACAGTTTGAGTCGATGTCATAGCTTTGACCCAGTCAAGTAATTGAGAATGGCATTCAGCACCGCTGGGGTAAACGTTGGGGCGTTCGGACAGTGGGATGCGGCATAGAATATGCTCGATCAAGGCAATGCCATTGGCAAGTTCTTGTTCCGTGATAGAGAGTTGGTCCTTGAGGAGGATCTTGCCACCTGGTGTGATGGCATACTGCGTACCAAGTTGAAGCCGCTTCCGCTTGTCAGCCTTTTGTTCCAAATGGGCCATGTGTATGGGTAAACTTACAACTCTAACCATGTCTTTAACCTGTTCTTCGTCACCAGAGAAAAAAGTCTTGCGGAATTTGGTGAGCCTTGTAAATGGCCAGTCCAAGCTGTTTCAAGTTCTTATGCCTCGCTTCAAGTGTCATGTGGAACATCAAGGCTGGTTTCTGCCAAAGTCTTTGCCTCTCGGTAATTGTGATTGCTTTCATGATCTCAGCTGCTCGTTCGTGCTGTGGAGGGGACTTTGGTTTGGTGGTATGTGTTTGAGGATATGGAAGGCTCTCCCCTGGAGGGAAGAGTGGCGGCGAAACTTGCGGGCAGAGCTGCCTTGATATCGGCAAAGAGCTTCTCACGAGTCACGATGTGGATATATGGCTCGTTCTCATGAGCAGCAATGACCATGCCTACCAAGCTGTGGGTATCCTGCGTCACTACCCACGCCCCCGAACAATCCAGAGGTGCACAAAGAATTAACTTCCAGTACTACCTATTTGAATCCAAACATGTCTCAAAGGGCTCACCAGTGAGAATCCAGCAGCTACGACTGGACAGGACAGGAGAAAACCTATTGCAGTTTGCCACATTCTAAATAGCCACCGCGGTCGGGATATACACGCTGGCGAGCATCGCGTTTGGGGTTGCGTCAGTGGTGTACGCTGTCAAGGCGTACGATATGGGACTCAAGCAGTACCAGGTGGCGGTTTGGCAGTTTTGTCTTGATCTCGAACAGGCAAGCGACGTAGGGTAtaggaggtggagggagttTTGTTATGACGATGACAGGGGAGTGTAATTAACTGCTACCAAACACAGACGCTACATCAACTTTACATCTCACCGCTTATGGCTTCCACCCCCCAGTCCGATTCCTAAACAACCCCTCCGgatcaacctcctccgccacctccctcgccaacgcCCTATTCTCCGGCTTCAACCTCCCGAAATAATCCTGTCTGTAGAACCCATAGTTCATAAACACCGGCAAGTCAACATTATCAGGTAATTTCCCCTCTGCCTGCCAGCTCAAGACCCTTTCACGGATCCCGGTATATGTCTGCTGCATTTTGCCATCCATAAGGGGGTAATCCAACGGGTTGAGAAAAGCATAATTCATCTCAATAATCAGCTTATCCGCATCGGGATCAGCATCGATCAAATCAGGGGACTTTTCCCTCGCCGCGGCAGCAATGCGTTTAGGGAACGGTTGGTAGGCTATGCTAGCCACAATCCCAGGAACGGCAAGcgtggtgagggagatgttTCTCCAGTGGGCGTGGATTCCCTCCAACACTTCGACAGAGTGAGTCGTGGACGGCAAGGGGATTGTTTCTGTCCCGATTTGTACT from Podospora bellae-mahoneyi strain CBS 112042 chromosome 4, whole genome shotgun sequence harbors:
- a CDS encoding hypothetical protein (EggNog:ENOG503PC2H; COG:S) translates to MSSVPVGSLCQYCKGINVETISQPGGHAHAHSLAVIQQSAQQGCALCGWFITLTWSREIDNEMREVEPPTSAGRQSTDRFHVRPVGPGYLGQSHICLTDETGEYQTTGLEVCRLEGDLAPDDCPIPVCRALSDTASPETQETALSWLKQCEVEHDCNNLSIPGPNNTYVLPGRLVDLRSFTPTTPIIRLVESFSLPGNITNTPGFYSTLSYCWGISPFYNTTSANLTSSLTQIPFNILPQTFKDAFLITTQLGTPFIWIDALCIIQNSLHDWEIESAKMPYIYSLSRFCIAADATAVAEGGCFNNHNHSSQHPRRKEATPLIIPSILASTSQISRLYIYPRHHHSTNSQAPISDAPISTRGWCFQERILSPRTLHYTAGQLYWECRQDFKSEDLITNTQGQPWGTMPGALAQLYDPTFRPEHVVRTWYKSIVAPYSRRSLTKETDRLPAIGGVARVYAHLLSQAENRIRNAETQTWVEGWVERLKVKQYDLVENSAYIAGIWGHQIGHGLSWRRRKGTKKPVAGHERKRTNTFSWVSVDGPVEHFYGYIEATRLVKWNVSLLNPLDPFGGVGECEITLEGNVIEGKLGYYHHGDANAGEWRVFVDIPPDGELDHGTVDIGSVDIDEETDELADVKASNGLVVRDVWILATSMRNTLDVYALVLVQTVEDDGKVRYQRLGLLWIKSPGRMPVAGRAPRHTYRGVTCRNTCPLCSSMVDSHGKEFHYKTLALLQMNRDEAFQQIVIV
- a CDS encoding hypothetical protein (EggNog:ENOG503NZW1), which codes for MSQHSHPPSTSSWHRSVDERLCLIADGLSDYDDTPRNSLPTKDSIPLGQKLPGLGPLLRDYLNPDVTVESADFHKRLLRVFRESEYDSAYGKCLERLNADERDRVEKFVADDKPLEEVSNGFDMSVSLGVREHLQNLTGVPGFQVSSSGVQAVRFPAATGSNGTESVHLEARSFTPVDVDGLAGDDTLDALHKNGRLHNFIRKLKDMLSGHKKESNVIVYENVPFKNWGMVVDYIPHYTCIPSSVAGVQNIVRFARDHDMSVRCAGFRHSWAPIFGRQGQITISLLSLEEATRIPNFTAMSKALPEWLFRKTELQTVEVVSGTPRVKGNVLVRIGASATNEQLRRWCIKNNKYSYPLNVIMVEMTVGGTNAPICHGAGRRHQTLSDLVRKVEYVDCNGKLQTVDDPRLLRAAAGCFGLMGVITHLTLEFEPMSYALMKPEKIPVLRAVPPPDDMAMDKIPPALRLPNWAPEQRAADIKRFEELATNGFYSEWFWFPYSDLCWVNCWDTTADPSGTKDYPSNAQTFFMFISQFTMNVLQNAKILNELVEKLHMDEAAVTLISKAAMFTLPAWDEPVKTYLPDALHFQRGIQNVRVLDVEVEIPLQPSETDPSKPDYAVVRRAWWDAILTCYAHSSKGCPQRMPLEMRIMGGSDIVMAPQKGNKLGTCAIEVLTLEAAKEFWVPYAEEVVGKWLSYCDRGGKKINTRPHWAKQWDGINVDGKPWVEKMKGEDYRLEKEEFKELLAEIGRKHGWSLKDLKSRFSNDFFDAFYFDNI